The Rosa chinensis cultivar Old Blush chromosome 7, RchiOBHm-V2, whole genome shotgun sequence DNA segment TTATCGAAAGTTCTTTATTCcgcaaataatataaaaatagaACGGCTTGGTTTTAcatttaagaaatttttttttttttcaaaatttattttaaatgaaatcaaattgagaattataaaaataaaacttaatTAAACTACGTATAAAATGAAGGATATCTCGAATTCTGACTTTAAATTCAAGAAAAATCCATACTAAGTAGTTGTAATCTAGGTTAAGTCAAATCAATCATTTGATTCGTTCTATGTTAAACACAAAAGAATCTCATATGATGGGATTTTCCTAAattaaaaaggaagaaaatttAGGCACAAGTTAGGGTTTAATAAAGAATAGTCATGATCACTTGATTATGAAATCTAAGATTTTGCATCACTTAACAAAGTTGagatcaaaatttttttttttttttttttttttgaaagcaaaaattttatttataagtgtaatatttttaactttttaattaaatttgagaGTATATGATCACAAAATGCGTGATTACCAAAGAAAAAAGGTTGACAAATTAGGGCGATTAGAGAAGAAATACTTCACACAAAAAACATTCATGAAAAGGAAAACCAAGAAGGGGACAAGCAAGTAATTCAACAAAACGACAACTTAATATTGATTAATTAacacttttaatttttttttggcaatgatTAACCCTTATAATTTAAAAGAGCAGCACCGCGTACGCGTAGGAAATAACATAAGGACCAGACAACTAAGCACCAAGAAGAAACTCACACACATTTTTCAGAGTTATAAACACGATTCCGACTGTCAAATCCATAGCTTTCCCAACCAACCCACCTTCTGGCTTCTCCCAATCTCTAAATCCTTCGTTTCCTTCATCGCAGCACGTCTTCTACTCGCTTTTAAGTCACTTCTCAATCCCTATTCCCATTCTTTCATATACTTATTACTTCCAAACCACCACACCCCAAAACCATAAAGCACAGCCCCTTTTGCCATATTAGTTAAACAAAGCTTTAGTTCTTTAGAGCCAGAGAGGAACAAACCAATCAAACAATGGCTGATCTAGAAGGAGGAGGGCCGCCAAAAGCCAGAAGCAACGGTTACAACAACCCAAACCAGTACCATGTCGCAACTTCCGAGTCTTCGTGGACATCGTGGTTGGTTCCTATGATTGTAGTTGCCAATGTTGCTGTCTTTATTGTGACCATGTTCGTGAACAACTGTCCGAAGAACAATTCGGGTTTGGAAGGCAAGTGTGTGGCCAGGTTTCTTGGTAGGCTTTCCTTTCAGCCTTTGAAAGAGAACCCTCTTTTTGGTCCATCTGCTGCAACGTAAGTAGCTCTATAACACACCcaatgtttcaatttgtgatctTTCTGGGTCTTGTATTGGTGGGTTTTTGTTAATTTCCTGTTTGGGGTTTTAATAGAGTTTGGGATTGTTAAAGTGGGTTACTCTTTTTAGTTTAAGATATTGGGGCTGTGTGAATTTGTTGGAATTTCTAGTTTTCCATCTTTCATCTCTCTTAGAATGTTTGTCTTGTTGAGTTCAGGATCATGATTGATTGAATTGCTTGATTTTCTGATGCTTTTGTCCCAATTGAAAGTTTAGGCTGATGTTTGACTTGTCTTGATTTTGTCCAATTTCAATTCTGTAGTATCAGAAGCGAAGGGTTTCATTCTGCTTGTCTTCGTTTGTTTGGCACCATAAATTCTATAGAGTAGTCGACTAGTTTATGTCAGTTACTTTTTGTAGGACTCCGTACAAGAGATGACCTTTTCTGTTCTTCCCTTACCAGGAAAGAACTGACCCTTTCTGTGATTCCAACAAACAATATTAAATCATCGATATTAAAGATTTGCGGCAAAAAAATGTCTCTGTGTGCCAAAATTCAAGGAATGATGCTTTTTTATTTCATAGAATTTTCTTTGCCATCTACTTGATCTGATTACTATGTTTTGCTTTTGCAGATTGGAAAAAATGGGAGGCCTGCAATGGTACAAGGTTGTACATGGGAATGAAGCATGGAGGCTTATCGCTTGTATCTGGTTGCATGCCGGTGTCATACATGTGCTTGCAAACATGCTGAGCTTGGTCTTTATTGGCATCCGTCTGGAACAGCAATTCGGCTTTGGTATGCCTTTTTTCTTCCAGTATTTTGATTTAAGGTTTTGTGTTCATCAAGTAAATTAGAAAATATTAAACTTGATGGCTCTCTAATATTCTCAATACTTCTAAAAGCTAAAGCTTGGAAACATTCTTATATTGTCATTTAGCCCTTGATACAGCCACTTTGTTGTCTCATTCCAACTCTTGTCTGAAGTTGTTTCTATCGACAGTTTCTGGATTTACTTTACCCTGCTGAATGCAATTGTTCATTTAACTGGAGTTATGTATAAATTATATCTGTTATGTTCCAATAACGAAAATTGTATACTTATTCAAAGCCTTATTTAGTTTACTCATGCATCCTATTTTTACATCTTTTTGTGATGATCTAAAATTAATTCTGCTTTGAATGATCTGGCAGTTCGCGTGGGGATAATCTACCTGTTGTCAGGACTTGGTGGGAGTATATTATCAGCCCTTTTCCTTCAGAGTCATAACAATATTTCTGTTGGTGCTTCTGGCGCTTTGTTTGGACTTCTTGGAGCTATGTTATCAGAGCTTCTCACCAACTGGAGTATCTATAGCAACAAGGTATGCAACTCACTGACTTTGCAATTCTAAAATGAAGTTGATATTCTTGAAAACGACTTAGTTTTGTGTTAATGTTTCATAACCTGTCCTCTTCTTGTCCTTACAGGCTGCAGCTCTGTTCACTCTTGTAATCATCATTGCCATCAACTTAGCAGTTGGAATTCTTCCTCATGTTGACAACTTTGCCCACATTGGAGGATTTATTTCTGGGTTTCTCCTCGGTTTTGTACTGCTATTTCGTCCCCAGTTTGGATGGTTGGAGAGTCGGAATCTTCCAGCTGGTGCTCGTGTCAAATCTAAGTACAAGGCTTACCAATTGGTTTTTTGTGTGCTTGCCCTTGCCTCGGTGATTGTTTGGTAAGCTTATTGCAGAGTTttaatgatttgaatcttgaatgGACATATCTCGGCCTCATTTGCATGAGTCCTGATTGAGGAATTAGATGGCATGACAACAACGTCATCAGGCATCTAATCCGGGACAGACCCAAGGATGCACCACCGTAGTTTCACTAAGTGTCTCTCAAGTTGTAGTATTCACATTAGCGTAAATGTGATTTCTTGTGACAGAACTAATTTTCagttttcttgttaattgcagGTATACTGTGGGATTGGTGATGCTGTTCAAAGGAGAGGACGGAAACGAGCACTGCAGCTGGTGCCATTACCTAAGCTGTGTGCCAACCAAACATTGGAAGTGTAACAACACAAGCTGATGAGCTCTCCCACATCCACAATTCAACTTCCATACCTTGACCTTGATATCTTGCTCTCTattctttttttggttctttGATATGTTATAATTTCATTGGCAAACTTTTACTGATGTACATGCATAGTTTGTGAGCACATGAGATTTTCTAGTTTGTGTGGAACCTGGAGATAGTAATGTATATTAGATACAGGGTGTCTTTACATTATATACATATGATTTGCTCTTGTATACAAAATGGATTTCTTCATTCTTTATACATATGATTATTCTCAAACTTAAGAACAGGCTCTGGTTAAGAGTTTAGAGTTGGAACGTTAGATCTGGAACTCCACATATTCCGTAGCAGCAGACTCTGTTAGTAGTCTAAAATTTAAGGTGTGTCTGAAACTGAAAGTATGTGAATCATAACCCGAGTACTACTCATCAAGTCATGACCATTACAATTTCTCGTTGTAACGTCTCTCGTAGAACTTTCCGTCTATATTAGAGGCCCTGGATACAAGCTATAAGGCAGGACTAAAGGAATCGGACCATGAAATGTCCGCAGAGCGAAACTTATCGCACGAGGACGCTCTGGTCACACGATCATGGTTCAGACGTACAAGCTATAGAACAGATGATCGTGTACCAATAAGGTCATGACCATTTTGTCATAGGACTGCAAAAATTAGTCAGTAGTCCCGGGTACCACATGTTCATGGTCTCTGATAATCGGATTGGTCTATGTGGTCTTGATGTGATGGTAATTGGCctatttttttcctctctttttttgttcttttttgccCTTGCATAGTTGCATGCATGTGTCGGCCTCTTAGTTGTTGGGAGCAGAGACTGGAATGACATGCAATAATTACTCGAAAGCATTACTCATGATGTCGAATCTTCAGTTTGTATTTTGCCTCCAGTAGCGATTTTAGAGCCTTGTTTACCAACATATCACTATTTCGAACAAACAATAACTGCCTTTTGGTCGGAGAAGTTTGGAATACAACGGCCGCAACTTACAATCCAAATGACCATTATAACGGAGGGATAATGTGGACATTTCCAAGCGCTAAAGATAGAGGACagtaataaaattaaaaaaaagtttatcACACTTGCTTCCTCTCACGTGACAGAGTCAGAAAAGAAACTCAAGAATTCTAGAAATGATTCCAAATTGGAGGAAACTTAAAGAAACTTTAGAAAGGATTTAGGAATTAGGACCCGTACGGGTCGGCAATCTGTTTACGATCGACATCGTGAACCCGATCGATTGTATTATTGTTCTTTGTTCCTCCTGAAGCTACTCTCAcatcttttttcttctattctTACTTCTTACTCTCTCTCTAAGAAATTTACAACGTTTTGGGTCTAGCCAAACTGATATCATCATTTGTCTCTCTATGTTCCCCTAATTTCTGTTGCAAAATCAAAGTCTTCCAAGTAGAATTGAAGAAACTAAAACTATTAATTGATCATCTACAAAGCTGGGGAGAATTAATCTTCAAGTGGGATTTTTAAATTTATTGCTGCTATTGGCTTCCATTAATTTAGACTTTTTATTTTAAACATCACCGGCTAATAATTAAGCCCCATTTGCATATATTACCGATGTGTTTTGCATATATTTCTGCAGCATTGCCATTGGATTAAAACTTTGAGAATCCATAGCAAACAGGACATTTGGAGTCAGAACATCTGAAGCGTAGGCTCCTCGAGCGAGGGGAATTGAATGAGGAAAAGTAAACCCCATGGTCGCCCTCTTTTTTATAACAAATTTTTCTGTTTCTCGGTTAATTGGAATGTTGGGTTTAGGGAAGTACGCTTAAAAAAATTACATTTGATAAAATTAGCCAATTGGGCTATAGCATATACGATTTAGAGTTTAGGAACAAATTTTATGTTGGCCATGGTTCATCATCTCTTTTTATTAATACTAGCATCTTGACACTTCGATAAAAAAAAGCCCTCTTGACACGCACATAGTGTGTGccatttggttttttgtttttaaaaatgtgtgaaaaataaattaaaattagaaaataaaaaaaattaagggaTAATGGGtagttatttttaattttatggcTAACAGCCTAACATCAGTGTTACTCTCTCTTAATAAAAATGTTATTCTTCTACGTATTAATAAATTATGGGCATAACAGGAAGTTCAAAAATTTCACCATTCAAATGagaattgacttaattatataaaaatttactAGACGCCAAACACACTCTATAAATGTGGATAACTACGCGGGCAATTATTTCACAGAATGTGGAGAAAACTAAgctacattttttgtttttgttttttttgtctaatttttttgtttaattttttttctttttcctttattttgtgaattggcCTCTTTGTCTCTCTTGAATATTTCAATTcaaaaagttttttttaatatttcagttcaaaaaATTAAGGGATAATGGGTagttattttcaattttatggCTAACATCAGTAAGTGTTACTCTCTCTTGATAAAAATGTTGTTCTTCTACGTATTAATAAATTATGGAAATAACAAGAAGTTCAAAAATTATGGGCATAACAggaagttcaaaaatttaaccattcaaaGGAGTATTGACTTTTTACTAGACGCCAAACACACTCTATGAGTGTATCTACGTGGGCAGTTATTTCACAGAATGTGGAGAAAACTAaactatattttttgtttttgttttttatttttattttttgtctaatttttttttctttttcctttattttgtgaattgaccTCTTTGTCTCTCTTaatatttcagttcaaaaagttttttttttttaatatttcaaggGTATTTTGGtacattttatatatatattttggctaacaaaacatcttctcttaataatacaTATATTTTTACGACCTAGTATTGCTCTGTTAGGGTTTGCTTTCTAGGGTTCTAGAAGGAGAGTTCACAATACCATTTTGATGGAAATTATTAGCTGGAATTGCAGGCATATCTGCAATGACACTACCAAGAGAGCTTTGAAGGATCTAATCATCCAGAATAAGCCTCAAATAGTTTTCTTATGTGAAACCAAGATAAGCAGAATGGAAGACTTTCGCTCTTTGCATCTGGCTCTAGGGTTTTTGAATTCTAAAGAGGTTCTAAGTGATGGACAGGCTGGGGGTTTGAGACTATTCTGGAGTGCGGACGTGGATCTGAGTGTTCGAATGCGATCTGCGCATCATATTGATGCAGAGATCCATGGGGGATTTGGAGAAGCTCGTTGGAGTTTAACGGGATTTTATGGTTATGCCCGAACTGTAGATCGTGATTTGTCATGGCATCTGTTGAAGGAGTTGGGTGATATGGATTCGTTACCATGAGTCGTTATTGGGGACTTTAAGAGATTCTCAATAGCGATGAGAAGATAGGTGGGCTACCTAGGGCAGAACAGCAAATGAGGGGTTTCAGGGAGGCATTAGGCTACTGTGATCTATTAGATTTGGGTTTTCAGGGCTTTAGGGATACATGGTGGAACTCTGAAACTCATCTAAGGTTAGATCGGGCTGTGTGTACTCCATCTTGGTGTGATGTGTTTGGATTTACAAGGGTTACTCATCTGCCACCTAGTGACTCTGACCATGTTCCTATATTGCTCCAAGCAAGTGCAATTCCTATACCTAAGAGATCAAAACATCATAGGTTCAAATTTGAATCGTTTCAACATCTAAAGTGTGATCCATTGGTAAAGGGTGCTTGGCAAACTAAATATACTGGGATTCCTATGTTTCAAGTGGTCAAGAAGCCAGCTCATACTTGCATTGTTTTAGACAAATGGCAAAGAGAGGCTTTTAGATATCGGCAACAGCAGATGCTTGGAGTTCGAACAAGACTAGAGGAATTAATGGATTCCACTTCTACGATGgctattgacaggacccgccccggatttcaccctgaaaatccgaagaggccctgcggggcccaccttagaagaaattctactaaaaatttgacagaacttcccccaaaaatggacaacccaaaacctgtagaaaaacaattacacttctaaatcatccatccttattctcctggagccaccctgctccctatatcacaacatctctcatatcacaaaacaattctgaaacttaagaatattaatctcaagagttatcagagcaatctatttctcaggcgtacaagaaggtagaatacaagataaacgaccaatacttttataatgcggaagctatgacagctatgcctcaaccccaagtacgctcgacctcaagctaaactggcctgcaaactgggcatttaaaaccgaagggcccaggggaaaacatttaaaatccgttagagtgagtggacgaaaaataagtaatttcaaatgaataagtaaaacttaatgttttcccaagttattctctaaaacctcgcatgcagtaacaatcttgaaaacactcttaatcatcctctttactgaaatcccAATCACGTAAcgagaacatcttgaaacctcttaaaatctcatcctcaatccttataaaaacatcattttcatgaggctcgtttgatgactagaaaggactgctgtctagtcatctcatgccatctaggagggactgccacccagatgacgcatcggaagggactgccaaccgggataggaggcggtggatagatgggactgccaactagccacatgtagtagacgggactgccgactaaccacaggtagtagacgggactgccgactagctacctcatgtcatctggaagggactgccaaccaggtgacgcatcggatgagactgccaaccgagttgtagtctggaagggactgccaaccagactattacctagaagggactgccaactaggtaagatacgcatgcgccaaaactggcctccttaataaactgaatagcctcctcaagaactgaacataacctctttcaatcacttgctttcggaaagaaactcgatattacctcaataaatcaataataattcaccgaaagcataactcagtaataactcactaactcaatcctcgatatctcaataaatcctcgaaagcataatcacatactctataattcaataattgctttcggaaagaaagttccatctaacccaagtctgataagtgcggaattcaaaacccaataaatctcgataaatcaatcatgctcaaatatttgctaaatccctcgcactcgtatatcttcataaaaactgatattcgaaagcaataattctcataatatttttccgaatcagtcacttcccgaaaatcatttcccaactcaataactcatgaatgactatctcaaaaatctactaaaagccctcgggaaggaatttcaatactaatctcgtaatccataaataaatctcgataaactaaatctcaaatattcaaaacataattaaatctcaattggaagaaaataataataatactgcatgcggaattaatttaaaaacaaatgtccactcacagtactatttaggcgaccatgcatacgagttccttcgtcgagcaatagctcggtacatcgccctgtacacaattatattccgtgaatagttattcgacaaattaatacgattcctaaaatcaattcctcataattacatctccacttctccttggatgcaacccaaattataccactaataccaattcgttaatttaaaggttccaaggcagaaccgagagatatccgacggtcggattctcgtaattcgataatcgaaaccctaaacttcaaaaattcataattaaatccaagcttctccaaaattcaccaaatttcatatacaagctctatgataattatagaatttaactagctaaaaattgaaatttataaattaccctagccgccgctaccgccgccaccatctccgatggccaccaaaatttggtagtagcaccttctcaacacaatgattcaacttctcaactacaacattcccaaataacaattaaaaacggccgaaatcgatcaatgaacaaaaacccagaaatcctcaagaaccctagaatttcaattcgtcgattcggcatctacacactaaatcgtgatacaaggccataggggaaatgatcagtgatgaaaaccgaaccttcgatggcgaaatggggaccggaggtggccggaatcgccggaaatcgatgaaacctccgttcggctacagtgaccgtcctcttcttctcattgctgcaccttccacagttcatattaggctaccaaacgaacccagaaatcaagagaatgaagagagctttccaacgacaccttacacgtcaaaatccgtcgccggatggaggagatatggccggaagaaggtgacgaggtcggagaggaagagagaatcggggagagagaaaggagagggttcggtaagtttccgaaaatggaaacttaccacagtaactcgtcctatttatagaaacttatcatgaacagtaactttaccatttcgcttataacttttgcatacaaactccgatttttacgtaccacatatgcacgcgctcggtttaacgtcctctacaactttcatgaaggaaattttctcaaattttgacccgaagaaaaagtcaacttttagggccccctaaaagcattgaaacgacagtaaaagtgaaagtaaaagttgtttaccgtccaaatgactagtaaaccggtgaattcgggttcgggacgtcacaatctccccaccttataaaaatttcgtcctcgaaattccatACTGTTGAAGTAGAGATGGGTGCACACGCCAATCCATAGTAAACAGTCACGAGATGAATAGCACATCAATCGTACGGCCGTGGCGATGATAAGGCACAGAAAAGatgtgcaagtctgctcaaatcatgtagaaattaccttcaaaactgatccaaaacttgaccaatt contains these protein-coding regions:
- the LOC112178661 gene encoding RHOMBOID-like protein 2, translating into MADLEGGGPPKARSNGYNNPNQYHVATSESSWTSWLVPMIVVANVAVFIVTMFVNNCPKNNSGLEGKCVARFLGRLSFQPLKENPLFGPSAATLEKMGGLQWYKVVHGNEAWRLIACIWLHAGVIHVLANMLSLVFIGIRLEQQFGFVRVGIIYLLSGLGGSILSALFLQSHNNISVGASGALFGLLGAMLSELLTNWSIYSNKAAALFTLVIIIAINLAVGILPHVDNFAHIGGFISGFLLGFVLLFRPQFGWLESRNLPAGARVKSKYKAYQLVFCVLALASVIVWYTVGLVMLFKGEDGNEHCSWCHYLSCVPTKHWKCNNTS